GTCATGAATTCCACGATCGGACGGAGCCCGACCATGGCCGCGCCGACGCCCAGGCCACCGAACCCGAGTTCGGTGATCGGTGTGTCGACCACGCGCATCTCGCCGAATTCCTCGAGCAGGCCCTTGGAGACCTTGTAGGCGCCGTTGTACACGCCCACTTCCTCGCCGATCAGAAATACGCGGTCGTCGCGCTGCATCTCCTCGCGGAGCGCGTCGTGCAGGGCGTCGCGGTAGGTGATTACCGGCATCGGATCAGGCCTCCGCCATGACGTCGGACGTGGTCTCCACGAGCACGTCCTCGTAGAGCGCCTCGAGCGGCGGCTCGGGGCTGGCGTCCGCGAAGTCCCAGGCGTCCTGGACCACCCCTTTGAGTTCGGCGTCCAACGTGTCGTAGTCGGCGGCGCTGATCTCGCCGGCATCCTGCAGTTGCCGGCGGAAGAGCGCGATGGGATCGCGTTTCTCGGATTCCTCGAGCTCGGCCTTGGTGCGGTAGGTGCCGCTGGCGGCGTCGGACATCGAGTGGCCCACGAAGCGATACGTGTGCACCTCGACGAGTGACGGCGTCTGCTCGCTGCGGGCGCGGTCGACGGCCTCGGTGATCGTGGCGCGCACGGCGAGCACGTCCTGCCCATCCACGCTGGCGTCGGCGATGTTGTACGATCCGCCGCGCTTGTAGAGATCCTTGATGGCCGACGCGCGCTCGATGGCGGTGCCCATGCCGTACTTGTTGTTCTCGATCACGTAGATCACGGGCAGCTTCCAGAGGCCGGCCATGTTGAGCGACTCGTGAAAGGCGCCGCCGTTCGCGGCCGCCTCGCCCATGAAGCAGACGCAGACCTGATCGCCGCCGCGGTACTTGATGGCGAAGCCGACGCCGGTGGCGATGGGGATCTGCCCGCCCACGATGCCGTGGCCGCCCAGGAAGTTCACGCCGCGGTCGAACATGTGCATCGAGCCGCCCTTGCCGTGCACGCAGCCGTCCACGCGACCGAACAACTCGGCCATCACGGCGCGCGGGGTGATGCCGCGCACGAGCGCCTGGCCGTGGTCGCGGTACGTGGTGATGAC
The window above is part of the Gemmatimonadaceae bacterium genome. Proteins encoded here:
- the pdhA gene encoding pyruvate dehydrogenase (acetyl-transferring) E1 component subunit alpha gives rise to the protein MATKKKSDSKSDAALHLKLLHDMLLQRRFEERAAEAYALGKIGGFCHLYVGQEAVSAGTQSALRPDDYVITTYRDHGQALVRGITPRAVMAELFGRVDGCVHGKGGSMHMFDRGVNFLGGHGIVGGQIPIATGVGFAIKYRGGDQVCVCFMGEAAANGGAFHESLNMAGLWKLPVIYVIENNKYGMGTAIERASAIKDLYKRGGSYNIADASVDGQDVLAVRATITEAVDRARSEQTPSLVEVHTYRFVGHSMSDAASGTYRTKAELEESEKRDPIALFRRQLQDAGEISAADYDTLDAELKGVVQDAWDFADASPEPPLEALYEDVLVETTSDVMAEA